In the Telopea speciosissima isolate NSW1024214 ecotype Mountain lineage chromosome 6, Tspe_v1, whole genome shotgun sequence genome, GACATGTATCTAAAGGGACCTACAAAGTCATCTGGGCTAGCATTTGCACTCCTTAGTCGGAGGGGGCTTCGGTCTCCGCCATCTTGATGAAATAAACAGGGCCACCCTCCTCAAAAATCTTTGGGGCTTGGTCTCTTCTAGGCCTTCCATTTGGGTGGATTGGGTGAAGGCAAAATGGCTTCGTCATAACTCCATTTGGTCCATCTCATTTTGAATGGCCGGGCACACCATCAATTACTTCAACTATCTCATTTCTGATGGTCGCCTCACTAATCTTTGGCATGACCCGTGGCTTAATGGAAAACCCCTTTAACAAGATGGTCTTTTGCTCTTTGTCGCTGTTGACTGGTCCCACCTCACTAAGGCTAACTCCCTCCTCTCTGACAATCTCTGGGTCCCTTCCCCTCCCTTGGATATCTTCGTCTAAGCTAAATTAGACCAAATCTTAAAAGTCAAGATCTATCGTAGATTGGGTTTCTAATATGGTTATTTGGATTGCCACCACCCATGGAAAATTCACCTCAGCCTCGATTGGGAAACCCTCTGCTCTAGATCCCCTCAGGTCCCTTGGGCCCACCTTATATGGTTCCCTTGCTCCACCCCTAGATTCAGCTTTATCACTTGGCTTGCCATGCGAGGCCACCTTTCCAGCTGCTCTAGGTTTGCCTCTTGGGGCTCCATCATCGATGCCCGCTGCTGCCTTTGCCTCTCCCACCCAGAAACCCTTGATCATATATTCTTCAATTTCCCCATCACCTATAATGACTTCTCCCGTTCCCCTGCCCCTACGTGTCATGAGGAAGTGCCTTGGGCCTCTCTCCACTTCAATGGCAATTCTTTGTTCCAACAAGTGAAGAAGTTTAGTTTTTATGCTACCATCTACCATCTCTAGATGGAAAGAAATAAACGGGGCTTCAAAAACACCAAACATGGAGCTGAAGAAATCATCCACTTTATTATCCAGGACACCTCCCTTAGGTTCTTTAACATCAACAAATCGGTTTCTGATAATGTGCATAATCACGCCTTCTTCTTATCTTGGGGAATTAAACCGACCTTCAAGGTCAAAAGCCTAACTCTCCACTGTTGGCTACCCCCTCCTCTCGATTGGATGGTTCTCAATTGTGATGGTTCTATTCGTGAAGATCTGGGTGGGTATGGTTGCATTATCAGTGACCCTAGAGGCTACCCTTCCCTTGCTTTAGCTGGAGCTACTAGCTCCTCTAGTATTTTGTGGACCGAAATCCTTGCAATTAACAAAGACCATGCCATGAATATGGGGTTCTCTAGGATCATTGTTAGATCCGACTCTCTATCGGCCATCAAGGGTATTTCAGGCGATCATCAGGTCCACTGGGCCACTTGGCACCTTCTTCAGGAGATCAACGAGCTCTCTCATCACTTCAGCACTGTCGTTTTTAAGTTTTGTTTTAGATAGTCGAATCACTGTGCTGACTGGCTTGCTGGTTCTCTACACAACATCAATGAGATCTCTTTTTGTATAGATGACCTCCCCCTCCTTTGCATCTGCTTAATTGTAAAGATGTTAGGGGGCATAATCATATGAGGatgtaatttttctctttttatttatatatgatgttttcttctcccaaaaaaaagaaggaaatggcaGAATGTAAGGGTGTTAATTGGGACAGTTCTCGGTATTTGGGACGGGACTGTACCAGTActggaaccaaaagaaccaatcCTAGAACCGTttcatttagttaacgggaccaaacaTAAAGCCCGGTCTCAATTACTAACGGAATGGGATggtaccggttcttaaacggATTTAGGCAATgtagaaaagggagaagaaacttAATGGTTACTAACGAGACGGATTTTTTAGTGTTGTGGATTTTTCACTAtaatgaaatctaagttgtctccTGCTTGGCAGCTTTATAAAGCATCTTAAATTATggaatcatagttttacttcttcaaactccctaagatcacatgtgaTAAGCTTCTCAAGATTATAATTAAGAATTAATGATGATCAAATAAACAAACCCAAGTGGAAGGAATTAAAAATCCCATGTTgtgttctcttttttatttttccaaacaaCGACGGCAGCAAGGCaaacaaatttatttattacaCATAGTAAGAAGTGAAAACGAAAAAACTTGGTATATCTAGATTGTCGAGGGAGTGATaggttctgtgaggagagaaagaagactaCATGTAGATGGATGGTTGACTGTTGCGGAGATTACTGCCTTAGTGCTATTGACTGTTCTAGAGACTCCAAACGATGGCTATTCCTCTTCGAATTAAGATTCAAAGAACAATTAGTGAATTGAGTGAAACCGTAATAAATCATAAATCTTatatactttttcttttaaaatggTACTAGTAGTTTTGGTACCATCTGGTACCTAACCGATATTTTGGTACTAATACCGTTAGGAATCCTGTCCCATTTATTAAAGGAACGATCCGATACCGGGTTTTAATGGGATGGTACTGGGACGGTTCCGGTTCTAGTCccaaattgacatccttactAGAAAGTAGGCATGATCTTCATAGACGTGCAATAACATCCAATATCGTCCGTATGTTTTAGGCAAGTTTCCGTATAGCGTTTTTGTCGAGTTGTGTGAGTGCCTGCACGGCCAAGGAATCAAGGACCGGAATGTGTCGACTCGGTTCAATTTCAAGACTCGCTGCAATCGAGGCGCGGGTACAAGCTACTGCCTCGATTTGGCGGGACTGATGgtcggatccacatcctctactgcCATAATaagtacttccatcctacttccgtgCATGTATATCGCGCCACCTGGCCTGACAGGGATCCAACGTCTAGAGTTGAAAGgattcaaaaaaattcaaaatgattttcaaaatctgatgaGACCTTTGAACCAAGCCTTAAACTCTTAAACCACCCAACCCGACCGACTCAAACTCACTCaaaccaaaccccaaacccagCAACCCTCAAATCTTCTCTCTTTTAGAAAAATCCCTAAATCTAaacttctcctcttcttcttccgaaATACTCATAGCAACTCCATCGACTGaaggtctcttcttcttccgaaAAACTCAGAGCAACTCTAACTCCATCGTTCATGGCCATGGGGATCTAATGCACTCTGCTCCGCTCCGCTCCCTTCGTCTCTTCTTCCGGAAACTCAGAGCCAGAGAAGCATCGTCGGGCTAGGGTCTCTCTTGCAGTCAAACGGCTTCTGTTTTTACAGAATAAGATGTAAGGAGTCAtctactaaaaaataaaaaataaaaaatcacttaTCAACTTCTATCTTCATTTCGCATGGATGATGGAACCTGAAAATATCTATCTTAGTTTAAGGCTTTTGTGTCCATGCCaagccaaaaaaatattttgtagAGAAAATCTGAAATAAATGGGTGAAGGGACCTGGTTGAAATGTTGAATCCtaggtttctttctttcaagggTAGCTTCAaacctgaaattttttttaagttctttCTTTGGTCGGTTGCACCTTTAGATGCAAATCCTCCTTTGCAATCTACTGTACTGCTGAAATTGAATGTACTCAGCAAAATTCCTGCTTTGGATTTTGGCTCTTAATTTCATTTGTTGATTTGGCCGGGTGAGcactctgcccaggtgggaTCCAGGGGCAGTTCGAGTTTGGATTTTGGCTCTCGATTTCATTTGTTGATTTGTAGCGAAGCGTTATTCATTTAATCATAGTAGATctctttattccattttgtttggttaaataaaataatttatttgttttgatgatCAGAAGGTGCTGTTTTTGTCTCCTCTCATTGGTAATATGTTGATCGTGACTTAGGTGCTCTGTTTTTGCTGGTGAAATCTTGTAATCAATTAGGGTTTATTGATAAgccaatttcaaataaaaattatttctgGGCAACCCTGTTAATTGCAAACTGTATCCACCCAAAGGGTTACACTGGTTCCAAATTGCTTCAAAACCTAGGCAACCTTGTTAGATCTGAGattactctctgtctctctgtctctctctctctgtctctctctcctcctctctaATAGTCTGCTTGATGCTCTGAGCTGTTTGATAGCCAACTAACAcaaattgatttgtttttttttgcaatCGGAATGGAATGGCTAGTGCAGGTAGGTGACTCTTTAGCTCAAAAATGGAAGAGCACTTTGGGTTTACCAAGGAGATGGTGGTTCGAACCCGCCAAGAGTCATGGAACTATTTTGCCATGAGTGTTAAATTATATGGAGAAAAGCATTCAACTGAGAAAGTGTATAACACAAAGGGGGAAAAGTGGTTATTTGTAAAATTAGTATGGGATGAGAAAACTACACCGGATCGAGTTttcttacatgattttttaggaATGAATGAATAAACAATGCCTTCAGTAAGAATTTTGTTAAGTTTGTAGACATGTTTCTGACATCATATAGAAGTCATTGTTTTGTTTCAAATGGATCTGTTTCTGCCATTTCAATTCTACCATTGTTCACTGTAAGAGAACCCAGTTCACTGCACCCTGGCTTACCAACCAATCAACAAAGTGATTAACAAATCCATCTGTGTGCACAGCACAATGGAACACATGGGTCACGTACAAGGCTGACCAAGGattaagaagggaaaaaaggtcCAACCTTATTCTTTCTCTGTTTATCAGATAAGGAACTTACCATCCATCTATAACAGTTGTGAATTACTATTAGATAGAAATTTTGATCTCTCAAGTCTCTCATTGAGATTGAGAACCTTTCAACTGAATATCTTTGCCTTACAGTTACTTGAACATCAGTCTGAGATCTTCCTCACCATAAATGCATTTCAATTCAGCAAGATAGGATCATATTTGTTTCAACTTGTATAAATAAAGAACTACTACAAAAAGGAGAAGCAAAACCTGCACTGAACTACAGATTTGGTGTTACAACACCAAGGCTTGAACTTTAACCCATAAGTGAACCAAACTCTAGGTACTCAACCAAGTTTAACCAAAACTAAACACAAGTCTAACCCCACCTAAGCTTCCAAATTAGCTTCCCACATTTTGAAACAGAAGTCATACTCTTTCCTCAGCcagtgtttttttctttttaacttaaaaaactaaaatttcTGTGGGCTTCTTCCATGGAAAAGAATTTTTCAAAAGTATGGTATGTGACTGGGTTATGGTCTACATCCATGCTTTGTCCCCAATTGACAATCACATATTTTAGGATTGAGCCCTGGCATTGCATTATCCCCCacaagaatgaaaataaaagtaaaattagACAAATTTAAGCACCTGGGAAGCTTGTAGAGGAGCAGTTACAACCAAGGACTATAATAACCTGCtctcctaaaataaaaaaggagaggtTCTATCTATTCATTGGTTTGTATGAGCCCTAATGgattcgaaccatcatctcctgggaacaaacccaggtgctcttcctttttgagctaaagactcacctatcTAACCGTCTAACATTGTCATAATgcaagaaaagaacaaaaaataaaaggataagagaaaattCCAGAAATAACATGGGAAAATTTGGATTATCTATTTAATACTAACCTGGTTGCATGATAGCAAGTAGAACAGGGAAAACAGTGAGTTCTAGGAACTCCATAGAACAGTAAGGAAAATGAGTTGTTATAATTGGATTTGCAGAATCTCATATCAGCATGTTATTTAAGTTAATTAGCATAACCACAAGAGATATGCTATTCACCTAATAAACCTATCATTCATGGTTATTCTCTCTTAGAGAAGGTAAGGTGCCTTgttttttggaaattttttacCCTATGAATTCCAACTATGTAAATCTACCATGCCAATTCATAGACCAAccaatccaaaattttcaattaccAACTCTTGAATAGTTAGGACTagttaaaaaaattcaattcatGTTGACAATTCATTTTGTGCTTCTGAAACTAAATCTCTTATTTTCTAagggaatagaaatagaaataaaattagGGGAATCAAAGAGATTTACATTAGGAGTGAAAGTAAACAAACCGGACAAGGGGTTTAGTGCAACTAGTGGACTCAAATGAGAATGCTAGACCATAGGGGGCATCTAGAGGTTTAACTTATATCTTAGATCTGTAAAAGCAGAAGCCGTTTGACTGCAACAGAGAATCCAACCTGACGGTATTGCTCTGGCTCTGAGTTTCCGAAAGAAGAGACGAAGGTAGCGGAGCCGAGCAAAGTGCGTTAGATCCCCATGGCCATGAATGATGGATTTGGAGTTGCTCTGAGTTTTTCGGAAGAAGAGGAGACCGTCATTCGATGGAATTGCTCTGAGTATttcggaagaagaagaggagaagttCAGATTTAGGGATTTTTCCAAAACAGAGGAGATTTGAGGGTTGATTTGAGTGAGTTTGAACCGGTCGGGTTGGGTGGTTTGAGGGTTTAATGCTTGGTTCACAGGTcttatcagattttgaaaaccattttgaatttttttgaatcCTTTCAACCCCAGACGTTGGATCCCTGTCAGGCCAGATGGCGCGATGTGCATGcacggaagtaggatggaagtactatggaagtagaggatgggattggattaaaatcctctacaatgcATAATCCGGCGGAGCACTGGCGGAGCACCCTTCACTGATCGacacctggaaaaaaaaatctaacggTTCTAATTGTTTTCTCAACTCTCACCCCATATTAAGACCCGGTTTGAGGAATACCCGCCCCCGGTTTGAGGAATACCCGCCCCAGCTGAAAAGAAATGGGTACCAACACGTTGCCTAAAATCAggatttaaaatggaaaaaaagaattccctccctctttcctctctctctctctctaagagtCCCAGCATTCGGTTATTTCCTCTCTCGACACAGAAGTACAGAACCTCGCTCTCCAGAGAAGCTCGCTGAACCTCACTATCAATACAGTTGGTGGGACTCTGCAACCAGGTAAtttttacttcttctttttGCTGCAAATAGGAGTTTATTCTCTTTAGTCCTTGACACATCTACAAAGGGTTAATGCTTCTACAAagatttttctccctctttcctctctctctattgAAAAATCCCAGGCACTCggttatttcctctctctctcgactCATAACATCCAGTgatgtttattatatgtttccCAACCGAAAAAACAGAGTTTGGTGGATAGTGGACACTCCATAAGAATTAATTCAAAGAGTATCTACAAAGAGAAAGCTCCTCGATTTGTTccattattttttctctctgttATAAGCTGATTTCATTCATTAATACCGAAAAAATATAACAAAGTGCTATTACATGTaaatagtttattttttttcctggatATGAACCTGGCCATGTTGGTGTTCCCAGCTCCCCTTGATTGATTTCAAGAAACAGTCAGTAGACAGATAAGCCACCACATTTTCTCCCCCTGAAACGTTTTTTACTATTACAAATTCAGAAAGATAGGCCTCCATTGCAAATTCAAAAAGACAGAGAAAATTACCATCAGTGAAAGCCAAACACGCATTGATGCCTTGGAACCCCATTACCTTTTTATGAAACCAATAGATTTACTAATAAGATGTTGAGAATTTAGGCTTTTGATTCTCTGCATCAGATCACAAATCATTTCTTgtatagagaagagaagagaagactatagagaaagagaataaacaTACAATAGCAACGATGAACAAGTAAGATTTTGAGGTTGAAACATGAAACTTCAAACTGGTGTAGGTGACTTACTAGGTGTAGGGACTAGAGGGGTTGCTAGGGATGGTAGGTTAGGTGTAGGGACTAGAgaggtttggtttgttttgttgtatgagttgggttgggttttttttttttttaaatctatggTTGAGCTGCATAGTattatccttttcttttctttactgAAATTCTGAATTCATTGAAATTTTAATCATATAGCGTGCAGCCATTTAGCTTCTCTGTTATGTTGTCCTTACTttcaccccctccccctccccttccccctcttaAAATACATTACTATTGATATATCTTTTGTCTCATCCCCCAAAACAATatctaaattatttttttcatgtgtGTTATTTGTGGAATTCAGATACTGTGGTTAGTTTGAATATAGAATCATGGAAAAAACAACAGTAAGTCCTGAGGTTGAGTTAGGTGAAGATGTTGAGTGTAAGCCTCAAATCGGTATGTTGTTTAATACAGAACAAGAGGCTTATGATTTTTACAACAAATATGGAGGAAGTGTTGGTTTTAGTATAAGGAGAGATTTTGCAAATAAGAGCAAGAAAGACAAGACAACCATAACTTCACGGAGATTTGCATGTTACAAATCTGGTGTCAGGCACAAAGATAAGAGGGACATTGACACAAGTAAGCCACGAGCTGAGATAAGAACAATGTGCCCGGCATGGATGTCCATATATTTGTTAGAGAATGGGAAATACAAGTGTTGTGACTTTATAGAAGAACATAATCACATTCTTCATCTTCCAAATACTACTCATATGATGCGTTCACAGAGAAAAATTTCAGACATACATACATATGAAATTGATTTGGCTGACGATTCGGGGATTAAACCTAAGTCCATGTTTGAGTATATGGGTAGGCATGCAGGTGGGAgggagaaccttggctgcactaGTCAAGATCATAAGAACTATCTCCGAACTAAAAGACAACATTCACTAGCCTATGGTGAGCCAGGGAGTTTGTTGAGgtattttgaaaaccaaagtaGTATCAATCATTCATTTACATACTCAATGCAATTGGACAATGATGAACAGATAACTaatattttttgggctgatCCGAAGATGAGAATTGATTATGCACAATTTGGCGATGTTGTTAGTTTCGACACCACATtttgcacaaacaaagagtaTAGGCCATTTGGGATATTTGCTGGGTTTAATCATCATAGAGGAGCCATTATATTTGGGGCTGCACTTTTATATGATGAGACAGCTGAATCTTTCAAGTGGTTATTTGAGGCATTTGCGGAAGCACATGGGCAGAAGAAGCCTATCACCATCTTCACGGATCAAGATGCTGCTATGGCAAAGGCATTAACTGAGGTGTGGCCTGAGACATGGCATGGGCTGTGTACTTGGCACATAATGCAAAATGGCATTAAGCATCTCAGTAACTTGATGAAGGATGGCTCgcactttctaaaaagtgtatatTTCAATATGATGAGGAAATACAGTTTGAGGATGAATGGCAAAAATTGCTTAAGAATTATGAAGTGGAGAATAATTCATGGTTGCAGCGTATATATGGCTTAAAATATAAATGGGCAAAGTGCTATATGAAAAATACCTTCACATTAGGTATGCGGAGTACACAGCTTAGTGAGAGTTTGAACAGTGACATGAAGGATTATTTAAAATCCACTTTGGACATTGTGCAATTTTTTAAGCATTTTGAACGGGTTGTGGATGCTAAGTGAGCCAACGAGTTAAAAGCTGAGTTTGATTCAAGAAACAAGCTTCCAAGGAGAGTGAACTTGGTGTCACCTGTCATAAAACAAGCTGCGGAAGTCTATACTCCTTTGACTTTTGAACTCTTTCAAGAGCAGATGGATTGGGTTAGTGCTTGCCTCATCAAAAACAAGAATGAAAGTAATCTCATGTCTGAATTTTTTGTTGGTCTTGTTGAATCAAAATGTGAGTACAAAGTATATTGTAACCCATCTGAGCTTCTGATTAATTGTATTTGCAAGAAATATGAGACATTTGGGATTCTTTGTTGtcattgtttgaaagttttggaTGTGCTAGATATCAAGTGTATACCTCCAGCTTATATTTTGAAGAGATGGACACGGGGAGCAAGAAGCTTGGTAGTGACAGACAATAAGGGAAAACAGGTTGAAGAAGATAGTAACTTAGATAGTTCACAACGATATAGGAGTATAATGCCTGAACTTGTTAAAATGGCATCACAAGCTTCAAATTCAGCTGAGGGTTATGCTTTGGTAATGCAGGTTACAAAAGAGTTACGTGTACAACTTGATTGTATCACAGC is a window encoding:
- the LOC122665821 gene encoding protein FAR1-RELATED SEQUENCE 5-like, with amino-acid sequence MEKTTVSPEVELGEDVECKPQIGMLFNTEQEAYDFYNKYGGSVGFSIRRDFANKSKKDKTTITSRRFACYKSGVRHKDKRDIDTSKPRAEIRTMCPAWMSIYLLENGKYKCCDFIEEHNHILHLPNTTHMMRSQRKISDIHTYEIDLADDSGIKPKSMFEYMGRHAGGRENLGCTSQDHKNYLRTKRQHSLAYGEPGSLLRYFENQSSINHSFTYSMQLDNDEQITNIFWADPKMRIDYAQFGDVVSFDTTFCTNKEYRPFGIFAGFNHHRGAIIFGAALLYDETAESFKWLFEAFAEAHGQKKPITIFTDQDAAMAKALTEFEDEWQKLLKNYEVENNSWLQRIYGLKYKWAKCYMKNTFTLGMRSTQLSESLNSDMKDYLKSTLDIVQFFKHFERMDWVSACLIKNKNESNLMSEFFVGLVESKYIKCIPPAYILKRWTRGARSLVVTDNKGKQVEEDSNLDSSQRYRSIMPELVKMASQASNSAEGYALVMQVTKELRVQLDCITASNGPQVVVPDEVPMFAAGLKKKEKCPSGRRKKNRIEKQGKKRKRTETRNTQVSQEIHSAPARTSGTFSMSNVPDYLQQMDDNISFTSLLTGGTSMYDLSLAVEALAQNGRAPGNYFLGYDGSNPSGLKDCSL